A single region of the Oryzias latipes chromosome 19, ASM223467v1 genome encodes:
- the LOC101168821 gene encoding translational activator of cytochrome c oxidase 1 isoform X1: MKALAGMAGLPLLRALRALHPRALTTTAVRSPRWDPPLPSRPPCASSCPVRFLRMSPASCAGHNKWSKVKHIKGPKDEARGRMFMKFGMMIRIAVKEGGSNPDLNVNLAHILEQCRSKNMPKASIDAAVKSAEKAKPALQHMLEARGPGGCVLLIEVLTDNNSRTHQEIKRLLNKNGGTLSDGCRHNFNRSGVVVLPGHNISSEKALELAIESGAADVQETEDEEEKPLLKFICDVADLNKVRVALERQELPVTSSGLEFVPRNYSSLNEDQLEAASALIEALNDCPDVVRVWDNIQADS, from the exons ATGAAGGCGCTGGCG GGCATGGCGGGGCTGCCGCTGCTGAGGGCTCTCCGGGCTCTGCACCCCCGAGCACTGACCACCACCGCGGTCCGGTCACCGCGCTGGGATCCTCCCCTTCCCTCCAGGCCCCCGTGCGCGTCGTCCTGTCCGGTGAGGTTTCTGCGCATGAGCCCCGCGTCGTGTGCAGGTCACAACAAGTGGTCAAAGGTTAAACACATCAAAGGACCCAAAGATGAAGCGAGGGGACGGATGTTCATGAAGTTTGGCATGATGATAAGAATAGCAGTAAAGG AAGGAGGATCCAACCCAGACCTGAATGTAAACCTTGCACACATCCTGGAGCAGTGCAGGAGCAAGAACATGCCCAAGGCATCCATAGATGCTGCAGTCAAGAGTGCA GAAAAGGCTAAGCCGGCATTGCAGCACATGCTGGAAGCTCGAGGGCCTGGTGGATGTGTGCTGCTCATCGAGGTGCTCACTGACAACAACTCACGCACTCATCAGGAAATCAAGCGGCTGCTGAACAAGAACGG GGGGACGCTGTCCGATGGCTGCCGGCATAACTTCAATCGCAGTGGAGTAGTGGTGCTGCCGGGTCACAACATCTCCTCAGAGAAAGCGCTTGAGCTCGCCATCGAATCGGGAGCGGCAGATGTCCAAGAAACTGAGGACGAGGAGGAGAAGCCACTTCTGAAG TTTATTTGTGATGTGGCGGATCTGAACAAAGTCCGAGTCGCCCTGGAAAGGCAGGAACTGCCGGTCACATCCTCCGGGTTGGAGTTTGTTCCCCGGAATTACTCGTCTCTGAATGAGGACCAGCTGGAGGCAGCATCAGCTCTGATAGAAGCTCTCAATGACTGTCCAGATGTCGTCCGTGTGTGGGACAACATCCAGGCCGACAGCTGA
- the LOC101168821 gene encoding translational activator of cytochrome c oxidase 1 isoform X2, which translates to MAGLPLLRALRALHPRALTTTAVRSPRWDPPLPSRPPCASSCPVRFLRMSPASCAGHNKWSKVKHIKGPKDEARGRMFMKFGMMIRIAVKEGGSNPDLNVNLAHILEQCRSKNMPKASIDAAVKSAEKAKPALQHMLEARGPGGCVLLIEVLTDNNSRTHQEIKRLLNKNGGTLSDGCRHNFNRSGVVVLPGHNISSEKALELAIESGAADVQETEDEEEKPLLKFICDVADLNKVRVALERQELPVTSSGLEFVPRNYSSLNEDQLEAASALIEALNDCPDVVRVWDNIQADS; encoded by the exons ATGGCGGGGCTGCCGCTGCTGAGGGCTCTCCGGGCTCTGCACCCCCGAGCACTGACCACCACCGCGGTCCGGTCACCGCGCTGGGATCCTCCCCTTCCCTCCAGGCCCCCGTGCGCGTCGTCCTGTCCGGTGAGGTTTCTGCGCATGAGCCCCGCGTCGTGTGCAGGTCACAACAAGTGGTCAAAGGTTAAACACATCAAAGGACCCAAAGATGAAGCGAGGGGACGGATGTTCATGAAGTTTGGCATGATGATAAGAATAGCAGTAAAGG AAGGAGGATCCAACCCAGACCTGAATGTAAACCTTGCACACATCCTGGAGCAGTGCAGGAGCAAGAACATGCCCAAGGCATCCATAGATGCTGCAGTCAAGAGTGCA GAAAAGGCTAAGCCGGCATTGCAGCACATGCTGGAAGCTCGAGGGCCTGGTGGATGTGTGCTGCTCATCGAGGTGCTCACTGACAACAACTCACGCACTCATCAGGAAATCAAGCGGCTGCTGAACAAGAACGG GGGGACGCTGTCCGATGGCTGCCGGCATAACTTCAATCGCAGTGGAGTAGTGGTGCTGCCGGGTCACAACATCTCCTCAGAGAAAGCGCTTGAGCTCGCCATCGAATCGGGAGCGGCAGATGTCCAAGAAACTGAGGACGAGGAGGAGAAGCCACTTCTGAAG TTTATTTGTGATGTGGCGGATCTGAACAAAGTCCGAGTCGCCCTGGAAAGGCAGGAACTGCCGGTCACATCCTCCGGGTTGGAGTTTGTTCCCCGGAATTACTCGTCTCTGAATGAGGACCAGCTGGAGGCAGCATCAGCTCTGATAGAAGCTCTCAATGACTGTCCAGATGTCGTCCGTGTGTGGGACAACATCCAGGCCGACAGCTGA
- the LOC101173983 gene encoding potassium voltage-gated channel subfamily H member 6-like isoform X3: MSDSDLMKCGESAERGSLSTPRMELRSPCNTKERPQNVTEKVTQVLSLESDVLPEYKLQVPETTWWILLHYSPFKAFWDWIILLLVLYTAVFTPYSAAFLLDEHGDIRQMSCGYTCNPLNVADLLVDVLFIVDIVINFRTTYVDNNDEVVTQPGRIAKHYIKCWFPIDLFAAVPFDLLIVRSGSDEMATLTSLLKTARLLRLVRVARKLDRYSEYGAAVLFLLMCTFVLIAHWLACIWYAIGFVERPYTDNGWLDNLAEQLGKVYNETDSTSGPSVKDKYVTALYFTLSSLTSVGFGNVSPNTNSEKIFSICVMVIGSLMYASIFGNVSAIIQRLYSGTTRYHTQLLRVKEFIRFHQIPGGLRQRLEEYFQHAWSYTNGIDMNAVLKGFPESLQAEICLHLNRSLLQNCKAFRGGSQACLRALAFRIKTVHAPPRDTLIHCGDVLDSLFFISRGSIQVMRDDVVVAILGQNDIFGELIYLYDEPGRSNADVHTITYCDLHRIPREALLEVLEIYPNFADKFWKNLQITFDLHDHAIYQADQAPQVTTTDDSGDDCGYRHKDRHRVHTLDCRIRPEGIDHEDSNPLQSCRRTPQAAWDDLWTSGSSCSRSSENMAAPVAHNARIERYPTEDAKQDYSPSAVQLIPLSEASLGRDTVQGHQASSLNFPGVYQYWPDQPSQQFSHPACRSSSVRNSSRRPLSTEERPSELQFRLEVLHSQLNRLETRMTADINIILQLLQRQIAPVPPAYSTVSPTTLLPESTSLYETGSAVLHSMYPMTSVKMETAQKLDHTDAEFSKKSQESLSSGVHMAAASDDTMAMTVTPETEMHAGLTPQLPQQSVKSAFSSRLTEKPRFPSMPGNLDLPPELCEMQKHASDPSLLVT; this comes from the exons ATGTCTGACTCTGACCTTATGAAGTGTGGGGAATCAGCTGAAAGAGGTTCACTTTCAACACCCAGGATGGAGCTGCGCAGCCCCTGCAACACGAAGGAGCGTCCTCAGAACGTCACAGAGAAAGTCACTCAG gtgCTTTCTTTGGAGTCGGATGTGCTTCCTGAATACAAACTCCAGGTGCCGGAGACAACCTGGTGGATTTTGCTTCACTACAGCCCCTTCAAGGCCTTTTGGGACTGGATTATTCTCCTCCTGGTCCTCTACACAGCCGTTTTCACTCCTTACTCGGCCGCTTTCCTCCTGGATGAACACGGGGACATCCGCCAAATGAGCTGTGGATACACGTGCAACCCTCTGAATGTGGCGGACCTCTTGGTGGACGTGCTGTTTATTGTGGACATTGTCATTAATTTTCGCACGACGTACGTGGACAACAACGACGAGGTGGTGACGCAGCCGGGCCGGATAGCCAAGCATTACATCAAATGCTGGTTTCCTATCGACCTGTTTGCAGCCGTCCCCTTTGACCTGCTCATTGTCAGGTCTGGCTCTGATGAA ATGGCAACTCTAACTAGTCTGCTGAAAACAGCTCGGCTGCTCAGATTGGTCCGGGTGGCGAGGAAGTTGGACCGCTACTCTGAGTATGGAGCCGCCGTCCTCTTCTTGCTCATGTGCACCTTTGTGCTCATCGCCCATTGGCTCGCCTGCATCTGGTACGCCATCGGCTTCGTGGAGAGGCCTTACACTGACAATGGCTGGCTGGACAACCTGGCGGAACAACTCGGGAAGGTGTACAATGAAACCGACTCCACCTCTGGTCCGTCAGTCAAAGACAAATATGTCACAGCTCTGTACTTCACTTTGAGCAGTTTGACGAGCGTGGGGTTTGGTAACGTGTCTCCAAACACCAACTCCGAGAAGATATTCTCCATCTGCGTCATGGTCATTGGAT CCCTCATGTATGCCAGCATTTTTGGGAATGTGTCCGCCATCATCCAGCGTCTGTACTCCGGCACAACCCGCTACCACACCCAACTGCTCCGGGTCAAGGAGTTCATCCGCTTCCACCAAATTCCGGGCGGCCTGCGCCAACGGCTGGAGGAGTACTTCCAGCATGCCTGGTCGTACACAAACGGCATCGACATGAATGCT GTCCTGAAGGGCTTTCCAGAGTCTCTGCAGGCAGAGATCTGTTTGCACCTGAACCGCTCCCTGCTGCAGAACTGCAAGGCTTTCCGTGGAGGAAGTCAGGCGTGTCTGCGGGCTTTAGCTTTCAGGATCAAGACGGTCCACGCCCCTCCACGAGACACCCTGATCCACTGTGGAGATGTCCTGGACTCTCTCTTCTTCATCTCACGGGGTTCCATTCAGGTCATGCGAGATGATGTTGTAGTAGCCATACTAG GACAGAACGACATCTTTGGGGAACTGATTTACCTGTACGATGAACCTGGACGTTCCAATGCAGACGTGCACACCATCACGTACTGTGACCTGCACCGTATCCCAAGAGAGGCCCTGCTCGAGGTCCTGGAAATCTATCCGAACTTCGCTGACAAGTTCTGGAAGAATCTGCAGATCACCTTTGACCTGCATGAT CATGCTATTTATCAGGCTGATCAAGCACCACAAGTAACAACAACTGATGATTCTGGGGACGACTGCGGGTATCGCCACAAAGACAGACACAGAGTCCACACTCTAGACTGTCGAATAAGACCAG AGGGAATCGACCATGAAGACTCGAACCCCCTCCAGTCCTGCCGTCGCACACCCCAGGCCGCCTGGGACGACCTCTGGACCAGCGGATCTTCATGCTCTCGGTCAAGTGAAAACATGGCGGCCCCTGTGGCACACAACGCCAGAATTGAGCGTTACCCCACAGAAGATGCCAAACAGGACTACTCCCCTTCTGCTGTGCAGCTCATACCCCTGAGTGAAGCCTCGTTGGGGAGGGATACGGTCCAGGGTCATCAGG CCTCATCCTTAAATTTCCCGGGAGTGTATCAGTACTGGCCAGATCAGCCGTCACAACAGTTTTCCCATCCCGCCTGCCGATCTTCTTCCGTCCGGAATTCAAGCCGCCGCCCACTTTCCACAGAAGAAAGGCCCAGTGAACTTCAGTTCCGGCTTGAAGTCTTACATTCCCAACTGAACAG GCTGGAGACCCGCATGACAGCAGACATAAATATTATTCTGCAGCTTCTCCAGAGGCAGATTGCTCCTGTACCCCCAGCTTACAGCACTGTATCACCCACCACCCTGCTCCCTGAATCTACATCTCTCTATGAGACAGGCTCTGCAGTGCTGCACAGCATGTACCCCATGACCTCAGTAAAGATGGAGACCGCTCAG AAGTTGGACCACACCGATGCTGAATTCTCCAAAAAGTCCCAGGAGTCCCTATCCAGCGGCGTCCACATGGCTGCAGCCTCTGATGACACAATGGCCATGACGGTCACTCCTGAAACTGAGATGCATGCGGGCTTAACCCCTCAGCTGCCTCAACAGTCGGTCAAATCCGCCTTCAGTTCCAGACTGACAGAGAAACCCCGTTTTCCCTCAATGCCAGGGAACCTGGACTTGCCCCCAGAACTGTGTGAGATGCAGAAACACGCTTCAGACCCATCGCTGCTGGTCACCTGA
- the LOC101173983 gene encoding potassium voltage-gated channel subfamily H member 6-like isoform X1 — protein MHYHWTLCHAMIFGNPFLLLRVITDSTVTHLFDLQGYKTRANRFHQEHPQNRMSSRKVLSLESDVLPEYKLQVPETTWWILLHYSPFKAFWDWIILLLVLYTAVFTPYSAAFLLDEHGDIRQMSCGYTCNPLNVADLLVDVLFIVDIVINFRTTYVDNNDEVVTQPGRIAKHYIKCWFPIDLFAAVPFDLLIVRSGSDEMATLTSLLKTARLLRLVRVARKLDRYSEYGAAVLFLLMCTFVLIAHWLACIWYAIGFVERPYTDNGWLDNLAEQLGKVYNETDSTSGPSVKDKYVTALYFTLSSLTSVGFGNVSPNTNSEKIFSICVMVIGSLMYASIFGNVSAIIQRLYSGTTRYHTQLLRVKEFIRFHQIPGGLRQRLEEYFQHAWSYTNGIDMNAVLKGFPESLQAEICLHLNRSLLQNCKAFRGGSQACLRALAFRIKTVHAPPRDTLIHCGDVLDSLFFISRGSIQVMRDDVVVAILGQNDIFGELIYLYDEPGRSNADVHTITYCDLHRIPREALLEVLEIYPNFADKFWKNLQITFDLHDHAIYQADQAPQVTTTDDSGDDCGYRHKDRHRVHTLDCRIRPEGIDHEDSNPLQSCRRTPQAAWDDLWTSGSSCSRSSENMAAPVAHNARIERYPTEDAKQDYSPSAVQLIPLSEASLGRDTVQGHQASSLNFPGVYQYWPDQPSQQFSHPACRSSSVRNSSRRPLSTEERPSELQFRLEVLHSQLNRLETRMTADINIILQLLQRQIAPVPPAYSTVSPTTLLPESTSLYETGSAVLHSMYPMTSVKMETAQKLDHTDAEFSKKSQESLSSGVHMAAASDDTMAMTVTPETEMHAGLTPQLPQQSVKSAFSSRLTEKPRFPSMPGNLDLPPELCEMQKHASDPSLLVT, from the exons ATGCATTATCACTGGACTCTTTGTCATGCTATGATTTTTGGGAACCCTTTTCTTCTGCTGCGAGTCATTACCGACAGCACGGTCACACACTTGTTTGACCTGCAAGGTTACAAAACCAGAGCAAACCGCTTTCATCAAGAGCATCCTCAAAACAGGATGTCTTCCAGAAAG gtgCTTTCTTTGGAGTCGGATGTGCTTCCTGAATACAAACTCCAGGTGCCGGAGACAACCTGGTGGATTTTGCTTCACTACAGCCCCTTCAAGGCCTTTTGGGACTGGATTATTCTCCTCCTGGTCCTCTACACAGCCGTTTTCACTCCTTACTCGGCCGCTTTCCTCCTGGATGAACACGGGGACATCCGCCAAATGAGCTGTGGATACACGTGCAACCCTCTGAATGTGGCGGACCTCTTGGTGGACGTGCTGTTTATTGTGGACATTGTCATTAATTTTCGCACGACGTACGTGGACAACAACGACGAGGTGGTGACGCAGCCGGGCCGGATAGCCAAGCATTACATCAAATGCTGGTTTCCTATCGACCTGTTTGCAGCCGTCCCCTTTGACCTGCTCATTGTCAGGTCTGGCTCTGATGAA ATGGCAACTCTAACTAGTCTGCTGAAAACAGCTCGGCTGCTCAGATTGGTCCGGGTGGCGAGGAAGTTGGACCGCTACTCTGAGTATGGAGCCGCCGTCCTCTTCTTGCTCATGTGCACCTTTGTGCTCATCGCCCATTGGCTCGCCTGCATCTGGTACGCCATCGGCTTCGTGGAGAGGCCTTACACTGACAATGGCTGGCTGGACAACCTGGCGGAACAACTCGGGAAGGTGTACAATGAAACCGACTCCACCTCTGGTCCGTCAGTCAAAGACAAATATGTCACAGCTCTGTACTTCACTTTGAGCAGTTTGACGAGCGTGGGGTTTGGTAACGTGTCTCCAAACACCAACTCCGAGAAGATATTCTCCATCTGCGTCATGGTCATTGGAT CCCTCATGTATGCCAGCATTTTTGGGAATGTGTCCGCCATCATCCAGCGTCTGTACTCCGGCACAACCCGCTACCACACCCAACTGCTCCGGGTCAAGGAGTTCATCCGCTTCCACCAAATTCCGGGCGGCCTGCGCCAACGGCTGGAGGAGTACTTCCAGCATGCCTGGTCGTACACAAACGGCATCGACATGAATGCT GTCCTGAAGGGCTTTCCAGAGTCTCTGCAGGCAGAGATCTGTTTGCACCTGAACCGCTCCCTGCTGCAGAACTGCAAGGCTTTCCGTGGAGGAAGTCAGGCGTGTCTGCGGGCTTTAGCTTTCAGGATCAAGACGGTCCACGCCCCTCCACGAGACACCCTGATCCACTGTGGAGATGTCCTGGACTCTCTCTTCTTCATCTCACGGGGTTCCATTCAGGTCATGCGAGATGATGTTGTAGTAGCCATACTAG GACAGAACGACATCTTTGGGGAACTGATTTACCTGTACGATGAACCTGGACGTTCCAATGCAGACGTGCACACCATCACGTACTGTGACCTGCACCGTATCCCAAGAGAGGCCCTGCTCGAGGTCCTGGAAATCTATCCGAACTTCGCTGACAAGTTCTGGAAGAATCTGCAGATCACCTTTGACCTGCATGAT CATGCTATTTATCAGGCTGATCAAGCACCACAAGTAACAACAACTGATGATTCTGGGGACGACTGCGGGTATCGCCACAAAGACAGACACAGAGTCCACACTCTAGACTGTCGAATAAGACCAG AGGGAATCGACCATGAAGACTCGAACCCCCTCCAGTCCTGCCGTCGCACACCCCAGGCCGCCTGGGACGACCTCTGGACCAGCGGATCTTCATGCTCTCGGTCAAGTGAAAACATGGCGGCCCCTGTGGCACACAACGCCAGAATTGAGCGTTACCCCACAGAAGATGCCAAACAGGACTACTCCCCTTCTGCTGTGCAGCTCATACCCCTGAGTGAAGCCTCGTTGGGGAGGGATACGGTCCAGGGTCATCAGG CCTCATCCTTAAATTTCCCGGGAGTGTATCAGTACTGGCCAGATCAGCCGTCACAACAGTTTTCCCATCCCGCCTGCCGATCTTCTTCCGTCCGGAATTCAAGCCGCCGCCCACTTTCCACAGAAGAAAGGCCCAGTGAACTTCAGTTCCGGCTTGAAGTCTTACATTCCCAACTGAACAG GCTGGAGACCCGCATGACAGCAGACATAAATATTATTCTGCAGCTTCTCCAGAGGCAGATTGCTCCTGTACCCCCAGCTTACAGCACTGTATCACCCACCACCCTGCTCCCTGAATCTACATCTCTCTATGAGACAGGCTCTGCAGTGCTGCACAGCATGTACCCCATGACCTCAGTAAAGATGGAGACCGCTCAG AAGTTGGACCACACCGATGCTGAATTCTCCAAAAAGTCCCAGGAGTCCCTATCCAGCGGCGTCCACATGGCTGCAGCCTCTGATGACACAATGGCCATGACGGTCACTCCTGAAACTGAGATGCATGCGGGCTTAACCCCTCAGCTGCCTCAACAGTCGGTCAAATCCGCCTTCAGTTCCAGACTGACAGAGAAACCCCGTTTTCCCTCAATGCCAGGGAACCTGGACTTGCCCCCAGAACTGTGTGAGATGCAGAAACACGCTTCAGACCCATCGCTGCTGGTCACCTGA
- the LOC101173983 gene encoding potassium voltage-gated channel subfamily H member 6-like isoform X2, with protein sequence MHYHWTLCHAMIFGNPFLLLRVITDSTVTHLFDLQGYKTRANRFHQEHPQNRMSSRKVLSLESDVLPEYKLQVPETTWWILLHYSPFKAFWDWIILLLVLYTAVFTPYSAAFLLDEHGDIRQMSCGYTCNPLNVADLLVDVLFIVDIVINFRTTYVDNNDEVVTQPGRIAKHYIKCWFPIDLFAAVPFDLLIVRSGSDEMATLTSLLKTARLLRLVRVARKLDRYSEYGAAVLFLLMCTFVLIAHWLACIWYAIGFVERPYTDNGWLDNLAEQLGKVYNETDSTSGPSVKDKYVTALYFTLSSLTSVGFGNVSPNTNSEKIFSICVMVIGSLMYASIFGNVSAIIQRLYSGTTRYHTQLLRVKEFIRFHQIPGGLRQRLEEYFQHAWSYTNGIDMNAVLKGFPESLQAEICLHLNRSLLQNCKAFRGGSQACLRALAFRIKTVHAPPRDTLIHCGDVLDSLFFISRGSIQVMRDDVVVAILGQNDIFGELIYLYDEPGRSNADVHTITYCDLHRIPREALLEVLEIYPNFADKFWKNLQITFDLHDADQAPQVTTTDDSGDDCGYRHKDRHRVHTLDCRIRPEGIDHEDSNPLQSCRRTPQAAWDDLWTSGSSCSRSSENMAAPVAHNARIERYPTEDAKQDYSPSAVQLIPLSEASLGRDTVQGHQASSLNFPGVYQYWPDQPSQQFSHPACRSSSVRNSSRRPLSTEERPSELQFRLEVLHSQLNRLETRMTADINIILQLLQRQIAPVPPAYSTVSPTTLLPESTSLYETGSAVLHSMYPMTSVKMETAQKLDHTDAEFSKKSQESLSSGVHMAAASDDTMAMTVTPETEMHAGLTPQLPQQSVKSAFSSRLTEKPRFPSMPGNLDLPPELCEMQKHASDPSLLVT encoded by the exons ATGCATTATCACTGGACTCTTTGTCATGCTATGATTTTTGGGAACCCTTTTCTTCTGCTGCGAGTCATTACCGACAGCACGGTCACACACTTGTTTGACCTGCAAGGTTACAAAACCAGAGCAAACCGCTTTCATCAAGAGCATCCTCAAAACAGGATGTCTTCCAGAAAG gtgCTTTCTTTGGAGTCGGATGTGCTTCCTGAATACAAACTCCAGGTGCCGGAGACAACCTGGTGGATTTTGCTTCACTACAGCCCCTTCAAGGCCTTTTGGGACTGGATTATTCTCCTCCTGGTCCTCTACACAGCCGTTTTCACTCCTTACTCGGCCGCTTTCCTCCTGGATGAACACGGGGACATCCGCCAAATGAGCTGTGGATACACGTGCAACCCTCTGAATGTGGCGGACCTCTTGGTGGACGTGCTGTTTATTGTGGACATTGTCATTAATTTTCGCACGACGTACGTGGACAACAACGACGAGGTGGTGACGCAGCCGGGCCGGATAGCCAAGCATTACATCAAATGCTGGTTTCCTATCGACCTGTTTGCAGCCGTCCCCTTTGACCTGCTCATTGTCAGGTCTGGCTCTGATGAA ATGGCAACTCTAACTAGTCTGCTGAAAACAGCTCGGCTGCTCAGATTGGTCCGGGTGGCGAGGAAGTTGGACCGCTACTCTGAGTATGGAGCCGCCGTCCTCTTCTTGCTCATGTGCACCTTTGTGCTCATCGCCCATTGGCTCGCCTGCATCTGGTACGCCATCGGCTTCGTGGAGAGGCCTTACACTGACAATGGCTGGCTGGACAACCTGGCGGAACAACTCGGGAAGGTGTACAATGAAACCGACTCCACCTCTGGTCCGTCAGTCAAAGACAAATATGTCACAGCTCTGTACTTCACTTTGAGCAGTTTGACGAGCGTGGGGTTTGGTAACGTGTCTCCAAACACCAACTCCGAGAAGATATTCTCCATCTGCGTCATGGTCATTGGAT CCCTCATGTATGCCAGCATTTTTGGGAATGTGTCCGCCATCATCCAGCGTCTGTACTCCGGCACAACCCGCTACCACACCCAACTGCTCCGGGTCAAGGAGTTCATCCGCTTCCACCAAATTCCGGGCGGCCTGCGCCAACGGCTGGAGGAGTACTTCCAGCATGCCTGGTCGTACACAAACGGCATCGACATGAATGCT GTCCTGAAGGGCTTTCCAGAGTCTCTGCAGGCAGAGATCTGTTTGCACCTGAACCGCTCCCTGCTGCAGAACTGCAAGGCTTTCCGTGGAGGAAGTCAGGCGTGTCTGCGGGCTTTAGCTTTCAGGATCAAGACGGTCCACGCCCCTCCACGAGACACCCTGATCCACTGTGGAGATGTCCTGGACTCTCTCTTCTTCATCTCACGGGGTTCCATTCAGGTCATGCGAGATGATGTTGTAGTAGCCATACTAG GACAGAACGACATCTTTGGGGAACTGATTTACCTGTACGATGAACCTGGACGTTCCAATGCAGACGTGCACACCATCACGTACTGTGACCTGCACCGTATCCCAAGAGAGGCCCTGCTCGAGGTCCTGGAAATCTATCCGAACTTCGCTGACAAGTTCTGGAAGAATCTGCAGATCACCTTTGACCTGCATGAT GCTGATCAAGCACCACAAGTAACAACAACTGATGATTCTGGGGACGACTGCGGGTATCGCCACAAAGACAGACACAGAGTCCACACTCTAGACTGTCGAATAAGACCAG AGGGAATCGACCATGAAGACTCGAACCCCCTCCAGTCCTGCCGTCGCACACCCCAGGCCGCCTGGGACGACCTCTGGACCAGCGGATCTTCATGCTCTCGGTCAAGTGAAAACATGGCGGCCCCTGTGGCACACAACGCCAGAATTGAGCGTTACCCCACAGAAGATGCCAAACAGGACTACTCCCCTTCTGCTGTGCAGCTCATACCCCTGAGTGAAGCCTCGTTGGGGAGGGATACGGTCCAGGGTCATCAGG CCTCATCCTTAAATTTCCCGGGAGTGTATCAGTACTGGCCAGATCAGCCGTCACAACAGTTTTCCCATCCCGCCTGCCGATCTTCTTCCGTCCGGAATTCAAGCCGCCGCCCACTTTCCACAGAAGAAAGGCCCAGTGAACTTCAGTTCCGGCTTGAAGTCTTACATTCCCAACTGAACAG GCTGGAGACCCGCATGACAGCAGACATAAATATTATTCTGCAGCTTCTCCAGAGGCAGATTGCTCCTGTACCCCCAGCTTACAGCACTGTATCACCCACCACCCTGCTCCCTGAATCTACATCTCTCTATGAGACAGGCTCTGCAGTGCTGCACAGCATGTACCCCATGACCTCAGTAAAGATGGAGACCGCTCAG AAGTTGGACCACACCGATGCTGAATTCTCCAAAAAGTCCCAGGAGTCCCTATCCAGCGGCGTCCACATGGCTGCAGCCTCTGATGACACAATGGCCATGACGGTCACTCCTGAAACTGAGATGCATGCGGGCTTAACCCCTCAGCTGCCTCAACAGTCGGTCAAATCCGCCTTCAGTTCCAGACTGACAGAGAAACCCCGTTTTCCCTCAATGCCAGGGAACCTGGACTTGCCCCCAGAACTGTGTGAGATGCAGAAACACGCTTCAGACCCATCGCTGCTGGTCACCTGA